A window of Phycodurus eques isolate BA_2022a chromosome 5, UOR_Pequ_1.1, whole genome shotgun sequence contains these coding sequences:
- the phrf1 gene encoding PHD and RING finger domain-containing protein 1 isoform X1: protein MDDDDSPDEVTNRRVCSKKTVPRDISDSDDEVDGSEADESAGSDEEEGDDDDEEEEGEENDEEYDEDEEDAEAEDGILGETSAAVTGMSSDEDADKCPICLNTFSNQPVATPENCEHYFCLDCILAWAKNANSCPVDRIAFNSISLRKSYGGKVQKIITVQKPLKEDVEVTVDLDLEQTNCEVCQGSDREDRLLLCDGCDAGYHMECLTPPLDTVPVEEWFCPECVANNNYSAFFIEGSTAEQNRSQSLPSTAQPTTSRSQSRAAGPTRAIARTQHSERVRANVNRHRITQARTSQFAPTYQIQSTWLDETINAVVAGLNTAVYVRDLTPHALTRRRRKTGTRRKVTKKKAFSVKGKKGGSTRRRRKRKGRRTKSKRTLVGKKLATPQSRIANSLGLSKDKKNCSLPTVCRPSEHTLSSMRADIGAASLSIYGDPFDLDPFIDREEDEQEETVVSLLEAKRRGISHSAFRSHQPVARPVSAGLSSRRSMDVPQTGGVVEATPVPDLLGSILSGQSLLLMDSSDVVISRDGSLKSSQSAASLSTLKSDLRERSSSEESNAMALPVVSGSLGECSSSNHYSRHQLGPTYSNLNRSLSQCSSLTPSDVNHIQPPHYPDLPPRGHLCFQLPLKNQSSPSFGIQITNGVSREGAPSSCKDSVPSSYSKNTLSSQSQPTKAPPKPMWMDVDILPRIPKLKRDAVNDGNRDTNKSNGSSPTGNNSGMPETALINFAGDKNRQQHVAQQSNTDRQPQNQGAGSSQAFSNSFSFSSSTFSPTPLCNSSVSSSSSSSISFRINASGNSWHSRRLSLSSSFASGSSTQGDRREKMDQAKKRKEHRDKQKLLASRTTAGNKQDFNIYDPFNPTMSDSSGSDSEGENLGSSCHQFRAAPSSAFTHYAVQSEQKLVGVKTETHESEASQEEPRDVETPSRVVSCASGIFKVERKSMLVDAKTVNRAALSGIKVKKEPGKDMFAHDVKSSSGSETPVMISPVQHSLGHIKTEEEIGQSAISSKNAPNNKKIDSSGSCSITVKLKEEIKSDPNSPPRDLGHDKKNSSTAVPSKQQRSESDKGKTKDYLVSNQGDRQKKMGKDRERRSRSRERRKCSLSESSQSNSPKSAWKKRRQRSRSGSRSSSRERSRRKKQEQKSRERTDGNESGREKRRVSNDGTYGQSRSRSRSRGRYKDQRSGRSRSKSPSSPYKSRSKERRKERTHLRHEELKPQLKDKTRPRSRSSSRERRKVGGSFKNHPKNSESCFSSTIYHKDTKKENEVSLSSVKKEQFAEVKKEPTFAAEVKKEDDSEDNMATSGIKKEIQVIKKVKKEELQSIDMFQHSPIATHTKEETTHGMKKEPVEIEVCKMIKTEEACENSQIKAEPVFLDLPVTLPQTLSSLQEVPDHFQPDVKAPVDQAKKIEWNVPKEQPPESDEDISMDMVLDSLDCVKQELTEDIGANIKQEVSRQEGKTEAKQVPAASKVKIQGKRVTWNIQEPDGVQPGKSLSKLALYKRKLKQEAAHRPSSKTSGQDTSGPGSVSDSSKGDNATLPTGTGCQAYLKKLHMQERAVEEVKLAIKPFYQKRNITKEEYKEILRKAVQKVCHSKSGEINPVKVANLVKAYVHKYKHARKHQTSETEATKVTDGH from the exons ATGGATGATGATGACAGCCCAGATGAAGTGACAAACCGCCGTGTATGCAGCAAAAAAACTGTGCCACGGGACATTTCAG ACTCTGATGATGAGGTTGATGGGTCAGAAGCGGATGAATCAGCTGGAAGTGATGAAGAAGAgggggatgatgatgatgaagaggaggagggagaagaGAATGATGAGGAATATG ATGAGGATGAAGAAGATGCTGAAGCTGAGGATGGCATATTAGGCGAGACCTCTGCAGCCGTCACAGGCATGAGCTCAGATGAGGATGCAGATAAATGTCCCATCTGCCTGAACACCTTCAGCAACCAACCTGTGGCGACACCGGAGAACTGTGAGCACTACTTCTGCCTCGACTGCATCCTTGCTTGGGCCAAG AATGCAAACTCATGCCCTGTGGACCGTATTGCTTTCAACAGCATTTCCCTCAGGAAGTCATATGGCGGCAAAGTGCAGAAAATT ATTACCGTGCAAAAACCATTGAAGGAAGATGTGGAGGTGACGGTGGATTTAGACTTGGAGCAGACCAATTGCGAGGTGTGTCAGGGTAGCGATCGAGAGGACCGTCTTCTGCTCTGTGATGGCTGTGACGCTGG CTACCACATGGAATGTCTCACACCACCTCTGGACACGGTTCCTGTTGAGGAATGGTTCTGTCCTGAATGTGTCGCTAATAACAACTACTCCG CATTCTTTATTGAAGGATCAACAGCAGAACAGAATCGAAGCCAAAGCCTCCCTTCTACTGCCCAGCCAACCACCAGTCGTTCCCAGTCCCGAGCTGCAGGTCCTACACGAGCCATCGCCCGCACTCAGCACAGTGAGCGGGTTCGAGCCAATGTGAATCGACATCGTATCACACAGGCACGCACATCGCAG TTTGCTCCAACATACCAGATCCAGTCTACTTGGCTGGACGAGACCATCAATGCAGTGGTTGCTGGGCTGAATACGGCTGTATATGTAAGGGACCTCACACCTCATGCACTAACCAGACGCCGGCGTAAGACTG GAACACGCCGAAAGGTCACAAAAAAGAAGGCGTTCTCTGTTAAGGGTAAAAAAGGTGGTTCAACTAGACGCAGGAGGAAACGTAAAGGGAGGAGGACCAAATCCAAAAGGACACTG GTGGGTAAAAAGTTAGCTACTCCTCAGAGTCGCATTGCCAATAGTCTCGGACTGTCGAAGGACAAGAAGAACTGTTCACTTCCTACAGTGTGTCGACCCTCAGAGCACACGCTAAGCAGCATGCGAGCTGATATAGGCGCTGCATCCCTTTCAATCTATGGGGATCCTTTTGACCTGGATCCTTTTATTGATCG TGAAGAGGATGAGCAAGAAGAAACTGTTGTGTCATTGTTGGAGGCAAAGAGACGAGGGATATCTCATTCTGCTTTTCGCTCTCACCAGCCTGTTGCTCGACCTGTCAGCGCGGGTCTGTCAAG CAGGCGGAGTATGGATGTTCCCCAAACTGGAGGTGTTGTGGAGGCAACGCCAGTGCCCGACCTGCTTGGTAGTATTCTTTCAGGGCAAAGCCTGCTCTTGATGGACAGCTCTGATGTTGTCATTAGTCGTGATGGTTCTCTTAAATCCTCTCAATCAG CAGCAAGTTTGTCTACCTTGAAGTCAGATTTAAGAGAGCGCAGCAGCTCTGAGGAATCCAATGCTATGGCCCTGCCAGTGGTTTCAGGCAGCCTAGGAGAATGTTCTTCGTCCAATCACTACAGCAGACATCAATTAGGACCTACCTACAGCAACTTGAACAGATCTCTCTCCCAGTGCTCCTCTCTGACACCCTCAGATGTCAACCATATCCAGCCGCCTCACTATCCGGATTTGCCACCTAGAGGTCATTTGTGTTTCCAGCTGCCTCTTAAAAACCAATCCTCACCATCCTTTGGCATCCAGATAACCAATGGAGTGTCCAGGGAAGGCGCCCCCTCCTCATGTAAGGACTCCGTCCCAAGCTCCTATAGCAAAAACACACTTTCATCACAATCTCAACCTACCAAAGCACCTCCAAAGCCCATGTGGATGGACGTGGACATCCTCCCAAGGATACCGAAACTAAAACGAGATGCTGTAAATGATGGTAACAGGGACACTAATAAAAGCAATGGTAGTTCTCCCACTGGTAATAATTCTGGCATGCCTGAGACAGCCTTGATCAACTTTGCAGGGGACAAAAACAGACAGCAACATGTTGCCCAACAAAGTAACACTGACCGGCAGCCTCAAAATCAAGGAGCTGGGTCCTCTCAAGCCTTCTCCAACTCCttctctttttcctcctccaCTTTCTCTCCTACACCGCTGTGCAATTCCTCAGTatcttcctcatcttcatcatccatAAGCTTCCGCATTAATGCCAGCGGGAACTCATGGCATTCACGACGGCTCAGCCTCTCGTCCTCATTTGCTAGTGGAAGCAGCACACAGGGTGACAGGAGAGAGAAAATGGATCAGGCAAAGAAGAGAAAAGAGCACAGAGATAAACAGAAGCTGTTGGCATCACGCACAACTGCAGGTAACAAACAAGACTTCAATATCTATGACCCCTTTAATCCAACTATGTCAGACTCAAGCGGTTCCGACAGTGAAGGTGAGAACTTGGGCAGCAGCTGTCACCAATTTCGTGCAGCTCCTAGTTCAGCGTTCACTCATTATGCAGTACAAAGTGAGCAGAAGCTGGTTGGAGTGAAAACGGAAACGCATGAGAGTGAAGCCTCACAAGAAGAACCAAGAGACGTAGAGACTCCATCACGGGTGGTCAGTTGCGCTTCAGGAATTTTTAAAGttgaaagaaaatcaatgttgGTGGACGCAAAGACTGTAAACCGAGCAGCACTGAGTGGCATCAAGGTAAAGAAGGAGCCAGGAAAAGACATGTTTGCACACGATGTGAAAAGTTCTTCTGGTTCAGAGACACCAGTCATGATTTCACCTGTTCAACACAGCCTGGGCCATATAAAGACAGAGGAGGAAATTGGTCAGAGTGCCATTAGTTCTAAAAATGCccccaacaataaaaaaattgattcTTCAGGCTCATGTTCTATCACGGTAAAATTGAAGGAAGAAATCAAATCTGATCCCAATTCTCCCCCAAGAGATTTGGGCCATGACAAgaaaaattcctccacagcagTTCCATCTAAACAACAACGCTCAGAATCTGACAAAGGCAAGACGAAGGACTATCTTGTCTCGAACCAGGGGGACCGGCAGAAGAAAATGGGCAAAGACCGAGAAAGGCGCTCAAGGTCACGAGAGAGAAGAAAATGTTCATTGTCAGAAAGTTCTCAGTCCAATTCTCCCAAAAGTGCTTGGAAAAAGAGACGACAGAGATCGAG GTCTGGCTCCAGGTCGAGCAGCAGAGAGCGTTCAAggaggaaaaaacaagaacaaaagagCCGGGAAAGAACTGATGGTAACGAAAGTGGACGGGAGAAAAGAAGGGTGTCCAATGATGGGACATATGGCCAGTCTCGGTCCAGATCACGGTCCAGAGGTAGATACAAGGACCAGCGGAGTGGACGCTCCCGCTCTAAATCCCCGTCATCACCATACAAGTCCAGATCcaaggaaagaaggaaagagCGCACTCACTTGCGCCATGAAGAACTGAAGCCTCAACTGAAAGACAAGACAAGACCCCGGTCTAGGTCAAGTTCAAGAGAGCGAAGGAAAGTTGGTGGTTCATTCAAAAATCACCCCAAAAATTCAGAGTCCTGTTTTTCATCCACAATATATCACAAGGACACTAAAAAAGAGAATGAAGTCTCCCTAAGCTCTGTAAAAAAGGAACAATTTgctgaagtaaaaaaagaaCCTACCTTTGCTGCAGAAGTTAAAAAGGAAGATGACAGTGAAGATAATATGGCCACTTCAGGAATTAAGAAGGAAATACAAGTAATTAAAAAGGTGAAGAAAGAAGAGCTACAATCTATAGATATGTTTCAACATTCTCCCAtcgccacacacacaaaggaagAGACCACCCATGGAATGAAAAAAGAGCCCGTTGAGATAGAAGTGTGTAAAATGATCAAGACGGAAGAAGcttgtgaaaacagtcaaataaAAGCAGAGCCAGTGTTCTTAGACTTGCCAGTCACCTTGCCTCAAACCTTAAGCAGTCTCCAGGAGGTACCTGACCACTTTCAGCCTGATGTCAAGGCCCCAGTGGACCAGGCAAAGAAAATTGAGTGGAATGTCCCCAAGGAGCAGCCCCCAGAATCTGATGAGGACATCTCTATGGATATGGTGCTTGACAGCCTTGACTGTGTGAAGCAAGAACTCACCGAGGACATTGGTGCCAATatcaaacaggaagtcagcagACAGGAAGGGAAGACTGAGGCCAAACAGGTGCCGGCTGCATCAAAAGTTAAGATTCAAGGGAAGCGGGTGACCTGGAATATACAAGAGCCTGATGGAGTGCAACCAGGCAAGTCTTTGAGCA AGCTGGCTTTGTATAAACGAAAGCTGAAGCAGGAGGCAGCTCACAGACCCTCATCTAAAACATCTGGTCAA
- the phrf1 gene encoding PHD and RING finger domain-containing protein 1 isoform X7: MDDDDSPDEVTNRRVCSKKTVPRDISDSDDEVDGSEADESAGSDEEEGDDDDEEEEGEENDEEYDEDEEDAEAEDGILGETSAAVTGMSSDEDADKCPICLNTFSNQPVATPENCEHYFCLDCILAWAKNANSCPVDRIAFNSISLRKSYGGKVQKIITVQKPLKEDVEVTVDLDLEQTNCEVCQGSDREDRLLLCDGCDAGYHMECLTPPLDTVPVEEWFCPECVANNNYSGSTAEQNRSQSLPSTAQPTTSRSQSRAAGPTRAIARTQHSERVRANVNRHRITQARTSQFAPTYQIQSTWLDETINAVVAGLNTAVYVRDLTPHALTRRRRKTGTRRKVTKKKAFSVKGKKGGSTRRRRKRKGRRTKSKRTLVGKKLATPQSRIANSLGLSKDKKNCSLPTVCRPSEHTLSSMRADIGAASLSIYGDPFDLDPFIDREEDEQEETVVSLLEAKRRGISHSAFRSHQPVARPVSAGLSRRSMDVPQTGGVVEATPVPDLLGSILSGQSLLLMDSSDVVISRDGSLKSSQSAASLSTLKSDLRERSSSEESNAMALPVVSGSLGECSSSNHYSRHQLGPTYSNLNRSLSQCSSLTPSDVNHIQPPHYPDLPPRGHLCFQLPLKNQSSPSFGIQITNGVSREGAPSSCKDSVPSSYSKNTLSSQSQPTKAPPKPMWMDVDILPRIPKLKRDAVNDGNRDTNKSNGSSPTGNNSGMPETALINFAGDKNRQQHVAQQSNTDRQPQNQGAGSSQAFSNSFSFSSSTFSPTPLCNSSVSSSSSSSISFRINASGNSWHSRRLSLSSSFASGSSTQGDRREKMDQAKKRKEHRDKQKLLASRTTAGNKQDFNIYDPFNPTMSDSSGSDSEGENLGSSCHQFRAAPSSAFTHYAVQSEQKLVGVKTETHESEASQEEPRDVETPSRVVSCASGIFKVERKSMLVDAKTVNRAALSGIKVKKEPGKDMFAHDVKSSSGSETPVMISPVQHSLGHIKTEEEIGQSAISSKNAPNNKKIDSSGSCSITVKLKEEIKSDPNSPPRDLGHDKKNSSTAVPSKQQRSESDKGKTKDYLVSNQGDRQKKMGKDRERRSRSRERRKCSLSESSQSNSPKSAWKKRRQRSRSGSRSSSRERSRRKKQEQKSRERTDGNESGREKRRVSNDGTYGQSRSRSRSRGRYKDQRSGRSRSKSPSSPYKSRSKERRKERTHLRHEELKPQLKDKTRPRSRSSSRERRKVGGSFKNHPKNSESCFSSTIYHKDTKKENEVSLSSVKKEQFAEVKKEPTFAAEVKKEDDSEDNMATSGIKKEIQVIKKVKKEELQSIDMFQHSPIATHTKEETTHGMKKEPVEIEVCKMIKTEEACENSQIKAEPVFLDLPVTLPQTLSSLQEVPDHFQPDVKAPVDQAKKIEWNVPKEQPPESDEDISMDMVLDSLDCVKQELTEDIGANIKQEVSRQEGKTEAKQVPAASKVKIQGKRVTWNIQEPDGVQPGKSLSKLALYKRKLKQEAAHRPSSKTSGQDTSGPGSVSDSSKGDNATLPTGTGCQAYLKKLHMQERAVEEVKLAIKPFYQKRNITKEEYKEILRKAVQKVCHSKSGEINPVKVANLVKAYVHKYKHARKHQTSETEATKVTDGH, translated from the exons ATGGATGATGATGACAGCCCAGATGAAGTGACAAACCGCCGTGTATGCAGCAAAAAAACTGTGCCACGGGACATTTCAG ACTCTGATGATGAGGTTGATGGGTCAGAAGCGGATGAATCAGCTGGAAGTGATGAAGAAGAgggggatgatgatgatgaagaggaggagggagaagaGAATGATGAGGAATATG ATGAGGATGAAGAAGATGCTGAAGCTGAGGATGGCATATTAGGCGAGACCTCTGCAGCCGTCACAGGCATGAGCTCAGATGAGGATGCAGATAAATGTCCCATCTGCCTGAACACCTTCAGCAACCAACCTGTGGCGACACCGGAGAACTGTGAGCACTACTTCTGCCTCGACTGCATCCTTGCTTGGGCCAAG AATGCAAACTCATGCCCTGTGGACCGTATTGCTTTCAACAGCATTTCCCTCAGGAAGTCATATGGCGGCAAAGTGCAGAAAATT ATTACCGTGCAAAAACCATTGAAGGAAGATGTGGAGGTGACGGTGGATTTAGACTTGGAGCAGACCAATTGCGAGGTGTGTCAGGGTAGCGATCGAGAGGACCGTCTTCTGCTCTGTGATGGCTGTGACGCTGG CTACCACATGGAATGTCTCACACCACCTCTGGACACGGTTCCTGTTGAGGAATGGTTCTGTCCTGAATGTGTCGCTAATAACAACTACTCCG GATCAACAGCAGAACAGAATCGAAGCCAAAGCCTCCCTTCTACTGCCCAGCCAACCACCAGTCGTTCCCAGTCCCGAGCTGCAGGTCCTACACGAGCCATCGCCCGCACTCAGCACAGTGAGCGGGTTCGAGCCAATGTGAATCGACATCGTATCACACAGGCACGCACATCGCAG TTTGCTCCAACATACCAGATCCAGTCTACTTGGCTGGACGAGACCATCAATGCAGTGGTTGCTGGGCTGAATACGGCTGTATATGTAAGGGACCTCACACCTCATGCACTAACCAGACGCCGGCGTAAGACTG GAACACGCCGAAAGGTCACAAAAAAGAAGGCGTTCTCTGTTAAGGGTAAAAAAGGTGGTTCAACTAGACGCAGGAGGAAACGTAAAGGGAGGAGGACCAAATCCAAAAGGACACTG GTGGGTAAAAAGTTAGCTACTCCTCAGAGTCGCATTGCCAATAGTCTCGGACTGTCGAAGGACAAGAAGAACTGTTCACTTCCTACAGTGTGTCGACCCTCAGAGCACACGCTAAGCAGCATGCGAGCTGATATAGGCGCTGCATCCCTTTCAATCTATGGGGATCCTTTTGACCTGGATCCTTTTATTGATCG TGAAGAGGATGAGCAAGAAGAAACTGTTGTGTCATTGTTGGAGGCAAAGAGACGAGGGATATCTCATTCTGCTTTTCGCTCTCACCAGCCTGTTGCTCGACCTGTCAGCGCGGGTCTGTCAAG GCGGAGTATGGATGTTCCCCAAACTGGAGGTGTTGTGGAGGCAACGCCAGTGCCCGACCTGCTTGGTAGTATTCTTTCAGGGCAAAGCCTGCTCTTGATGGACAGCTCTGATGTTGTCATTAGTCGTGATGGTTCTCTTAAATCCTCTCAATCAG CAGCAAGTTTGTCTACCTTGAAGTCAGATTTAAGAGAGCGCAGCAGCTCTGAGGAATCCAATGCTATGGCCCTGCCAGTGGTTTCAGGCAGCCTAGGAGAATGTTCTTCGTCCAATCACTACAGCAGACATCAATTAGGACCTACCTACAGCAACTTGAACAGATCTCTCTCCCAGTGCTCCTCTCTGACACCCTCAGATGTCAACCATATCCAGCCGCCTCACTATCCGGATTTGCCACCTAGAGGTCATTTGTGTTTCCAGCTGCCTCTTAAAAACCAATCCTCACCATCCTTTGGCATCCAGATAACCAATGGAGTGTCCAGGGAAGGCGCCCCCTCCTCATGTAAGGACTCCGTCCCAAGCTCCTATAGCAAAAACACACTTTCATCACAATCTCAACCTACCAAAGCACCTCCAAAGCCCATGTGGATGGACGTGGACATCCTCCCAAGGATACCGAAACTAAAACGAGATGCTGTAAATGATGGTAACAGGGACACTAATAAAAGCAATGGTAGTTCTCCCACTGGTAATAATTCTGGCATGCCTGAGACAGCCTTGATCAACTTTGCAGGGGACAAAAACAGACAGCAACATGTTGCCCAACAAAGTAACACTGACCGGCAGCCTCAAAATCAAGGAGCTGGGTCCTCTCAAGCCTTCTCCAACTCCttctctttttcctcctccaCTTTCTCTCCTACACCGCTGTGCAATTCCTCAGTatcttcctcatcttcatcatccatAAGCTTCCGCATTAATGCCAGCGGGAACTCATGGCATTCACGACGGCTCAGCCTCTCGTCCTCATTTGCTAGTGGAAGCAGCACACAGGGTGACAGGAGAGAGAAAATGGATCAGGCAAAGAAGAGAAAAGAGCACAGAGATAAACAGAAGCTGTTGGCATCACGCACAACTGCAGGTAACAAACAAGACTTCAATATCTATGACCCCTTTAATCCAACTATGTCAGACTCAAGCGGTTCCGACAGTGAAGGTGAGAACTTGGGCAGCAGCTGTCACCAATTTCGTGCAGCTCCTAGTTCAGCGTTCACTCATTATGCAGTACAAAGTGAGCAGAAGCTGGTTGGAGTGAAAACGGAAACGCATGAGAGTGAAGCCTCACAAGAAGAACCAAGAGACGTAGAGACTCCATCACGGGTGGTCAGTTGCGCTTCAGGAATTTTTAAAGttgaaagaaaatcaatgttgGTGGACGCAAAGACTGTAAACCGAGCAGCACTGAGTGGCATCAAGGTAAAGAAGGAGCCAGGAAAAGACATGTTTGCACACGATGTGAAAAGTTCTTCTGGTTCAGAGACACCAGTCATGATTTCACCTGTTCAACACAGCCTGGGCCATATAAAGACAGAGGAGGAAATTGGTCAGAGTGCCATTAGTTCTAAAAATGCccccaacaataaaaaaattgattcTTCAGGCTCATGTTCTATCACGGTAAAATTGAAGGAAGAAATCAAATCTGATCCCAATTCTCCCCCAAGAGATTTGGGCCATGACAAgaaaaattcctccacagcagTTCCATCTAAACAACAACGCTCAGAATCTGACAAAGGCAAGACGAAGGACTATCTTGTCTCGAACCAGGGGGACCGGCAGAAGAAAATGGGCAAAGACCGAGAAAGGCGCTCAAGGTCACGAGAGAGAAGAAAATGTTCATTGTCAGAAAGTTCTCAGTCCAATTCTCCCAAAAGTGCTTGGAAAAAGAGACGACAGAGATCGAG GTCTGGCTCCAGGTCGAGCAGCAGAGAGCGTTCAAggaggaaaaaacaagaacaaaagagCCGGGAAAGAACTGATGGTAACGAAAGTGGACGGGAGAAAAGAAGGGTGTCCAATGATGGGACATATGGCCAGTCTCGGTCCAGATCACGGTCCAGAGGTAGATACAAGGACCAGCGGAGTGGACGCTCCCGCTCTAAATCCCCGTCATCACCATACAAGTCCAGATCcaaggaaagaaggaaagagCGCACTCACTTGCGCCATGAAGAACTGAAGCCTCAACTGAAAGACAAGACAAGACCCCGGTCTAGGTCAAGTTCAAGAGAGCGAAGGAAAGTTGGTGGTTCATTCAAAAATCACCCCAAAAATTCAGAGTCCTGTTTTTCATCCACAATATATCACAAGGACACTAAAAAAGAGAATGAAGTCTCCCTAAGCTCTGTAAAAAAGGAACAATTTgctgaagtaaaaaaagaaCCTACCTTTGCTGCAGAAGTTAAAAAGGAAGATGACAGTGAAGATAATATGGCCACTTCAGGAATTAAGAAGGAAATACAAGTAATTAAAAAGGTGAAGAAAGAAGAGCTACAATCTATAGATATGTTTCAACATTCTCCCAtcgccacacacacaaaggaagAGACCACCCATGGAATGAAAAAAGAGCCCGTTGAGATAGAAGTGTGTAAAATGATCAAGACGGAAGAAGcttgtgaaaacagtcaaataaAAGCAGAGCCAGTGTTCTTAGACTTGCCAGTCACCTTGCCTCAAACCTTAAGCAGTCTCCAGGAGGTACCTGACCACTTTCAGCCTGATGTCAAGGCCCCAGTGGACCAGGCAAAGAAAATTGAGTGGAATGTCCCCAAGGAGCAGCCCCCAGAATCTGATGAGGACATCTCTATGGATATGGTGCTTGACAGCCTTGACTGTGTGAAGCAAGAACTCACCGAGGACATTGGTGCCAATatcaaacaggaagtcagcagACAGGAAGGGAAGACTGAGGCCAAACAGGTGCCGGCTGCATCAAAAGTTAAGATTCAAGGGAAGCGGGTGACCTGGAATATACAAGAGCCTGATGGAGTGCAACCAGGCAAGTCTTTGAGCA AGCTGGCTTTGTATAAACGAAAGCTGAAGCAGGAGGCAGCTCACAGACCCTCATCTAAAACATCTGGTCAA